From a region of the Candidatus Manganitrophaceae bacterium genome:
- the galU gene encoding UTP--glucose-1-phosphate uridylyltransferase GalU has product MLARQITKAVIPAAGLGTRFLPATKASPKEMLPLVDKPLIQYVVEEAVSAGITQIIIVTGRGKRAIEDHFDISFELEEALKQKGKEDLWQDLRKISDMADFCYVRQSEARGLGHAILCAKNLIGDEPFAVLLGDDIIDHFPSALQQMTSVYERNQAPLIGVQRVLKSDVHQYGILDAEPAIDGLYKINDMVEKPSQEEAPSDLAVIGRYILIPEIFELLEKTAPGKGNEIQLTDALKELAKIRNMYGYIIKGNRYDAGDKLGFLKATVEMGLKNKELGEAFKAYLKSLTL; this is encoded by the coding sequence ATGCTGGCACGTCAGATCACAAAGGCCGTCATTCCGGCGGCCGGACTCGGAACCCGTTTTCTTCCGGCGACCAAGGCCTCTCCGAAGGAGATGCTCCCCCTTGTCGATAAACCCTTGATTCAATATGTCGTAGAAGAGGCCGTTTCTGCCGGGATTACACAGATCATCATTGTGACCGGTCGAGGGAAAAGGGCTATTGAAGATCATTTTGATATTTCCTTTGAATTGGAAGAAGCGCTCAAACAGAAGGGAAAAGAAGACCTTTGGCAGGATCTCAGAAAAATATCAGATATGGCCGATTTCTGTTATGTCCGGCAGAGTGAGGCCCGCGGCTTAGGCCATGCAATCCTCTGTGCAAAGAACCTGATCGGGGATGAACCTTTTGCGGTCTTACTTGGGGATGACATTATCGACCACTTCCCCTCCGCGCTCCAACAGATGACCTCAGTCTATGAGCGGAACCAGGCGCCGCTCATAGGGGTTCAGCGCGTGCTGAAATCAGATGTACACCAGTATGGTATCCTGGATGCTGAACCGGCCATTGACGGACTCTACAAAATCAATGATATGGTAGAAAAGCCCTCACAGGAAGAGGCTCCTTCCGACCTTGCCGTGATTGGACGCTACATTCTCATTCCGGAGATCTTTGAGCTTCTTGAAAAAACGGCACCCGGGAAGGGGAATGAGATTCAATTGACGGACGCCCTTAAGGAGCTGGCAAAGATACGAAATATGTATGGATATATCATAAAGGGGAACCGTTATGATGCCGGAGACAAATTGGGGTTTCTTAAGGCGACCGTCGAAATGGGTCTTAAAAATAAAGAACTTGGAGAGGCGTTCAAGGCGTATTTAAAGAGCCTCACGCTATAA
- a CDS encoding dephospho-CoA kinase, with product MIWVGLTGGIASGKSTVSRFLRQSGAFIVDADEIAHDLIKKGNKAYQPVIDAFGREILDSSGEINRSKLGKIIFQDATRRQMLNQIVHPGVFESALSEREVISQKYPKAVIIFDAALLIETDAYKEMDWLLLVYVDRMTQIDRLTRREGLTRSEATLRIDTQMPLDQKLPFADEVICNQEKVPKVKEAVNRIYLRLRDRAAEEFV from the coding sequence ATGATTTGGGTGGGTTTGACCGGCGGAATTGCAAGCGGGAAAAGTACCGTCTCCCGGTTTTTGCGTCAATCAGGGGCTTTCATTGTCGATGCGGACGAAATTGCCCATGACCTGATTAAAAAAGGGAATAAGGCCTATCAACCGGTCATAGACGCCTTTGGTAGGGAAATCCTGGACAGCTCTGGTGAGATTAACCGATCTAAACTCGGTAAGATCATCTTTCAGGATGCGACCCGACGTCAGATGCTCAATCAGATTGTTCATCCCGGCGTTTTTGAAAGCGCCCTATCCGAGAGAGAAGTCATCTCACAAAAATACCCGAAAGCAGTCATTATTTTTGATGCAGCACTCCTGATTGAGACGGATGCCTATAAAGAGATGGACTGGCTGCTCCTTGTGTATGTAGATCGCATGACGCAAATTGATCGGTTGACTCGGCGGGAGGGCCTGACACGGTCAGAGGCCACACTTCGCATTGATACTCAAATGCCGCTCGATCAAAAACTTCCCTTTGCAGATGAGGTTATCTGCAATCAGGAGAAAGTCCCCAAGGTTAAAGAGGCGGTTAACAGAATCTACCTTCGGCTTCGGGATCGGGCGGCCGAGGAGTTTGTCTGA
- a CDS encoding 2'-deoxycytidine 5'-triphosphate deaminase, translated as MFEQTASLFPELQKDLVSYTKGVLPVQKIKALIEAGHIRSKNPISEDQIQPSSIDLRLGAVAYRVRASFLTGKHTPVAKKIKTLQMHQIDLTESAVLEKGCVYIVPLMEELRLPLTISAKANPKSTTGRLDVFTRLISDYGMEFERVEAGYKGRLYVEIAPRTFSILVREGTKLNQLRFFKGTDTPPTDSKLDKLDKLETLVYLADGHPKAPLISEGIRISIDLEGRHGSGIIGYKAKQHAPLIDLSRINHYDPLEFWEPITRPRTKSIVLNPDDFYILISKEKLRIPPDFAAEMVAYDPSVGEFRIHYAGFFDPGFGYGDNDIEGTPAVLEVRSHEVPFLLEDEQVVGRLIYERLLARPEKIYGVGIGSSYQCQGLSLSKQFKR; from the coding sequence ATGTTCGAACAAACCGCCAGCCTCTTTCCGGAACTTCAGAAGGATCTCGTTTCCTATACCAAAGGGGTCTTGCCTGTCCAGAAGATCAAGGCACTGATTGAAGCCGGGCATATCCGCAGCAAGAACCCGATCTCAGAAGATCAAATCCAGCCCTCGAGTATCGACCTCAGGCTGGGGGCGGTCGCATACCGGGTGCGGGCCAGCTTTCTGACAGGCAAGCATACACCCGTCGCGAAGAAGATTAAAACACTCCAGATGCATCAAATTGATCTGACGGAATCGGCCGTCCTGGAAAAGGGCTGCGTCTATATCGTCCCCCTCATGGAGGAACTTCGCCTTCCCCTTACAATCTCAGCCAAGGCAAATCCAAAAAGCACGACAGGACGATTGGATGTCTTCACCCGATTGATCAGCGACTACGGCATGGAGTTCGAGCGGGTCGAGGCCGGATACAAGGGAAGGCTCTACGTGGAAATTGCGCCGAGAACCTTCAGCATCCTGGTCCGGGAAGGGACCAAGCTCAATCAACTGCGGTTTTTCAAGGGCACGGATACACCACCGACGGATTCCAAGTTAGACAAACTCGACAAACTGGAAACACTGGTCTATCTTGCGGATGGTCACCCGAAAGCCCCCTTGATCTCAGAAGGGATACGCATATCGATTGACTTGGAAGGGCGGCACGGATCTGGGATCATTGGATACAAGGCGAAACAGCACGCCCCGCTCATTGACCTGAGCAGAATCAATCATTATGACCCGCTGGAATTCTGGGAACCGATCACACGACCAAGGACAAAGAGTATTGTCCTGAACCCGGACGACTTCTACATTCTGATCTCAAAAGAAAAACTTCGGATTCCACCTGATTTTGCAGCGGAAATGGTTGCTTACGATCCCTCCGTCGGTGAATTCCGAATACACTATGCGGGATTCTTTGACCCCGGTTTTGGCTATGGGGACAACGATATCGAGGGGACCCCTGCGGTTCTGGAAGTCCGGTCCCATGAGGTTCCCTTTCTCCTTGAAGATGAACAGGTGGTCGGCCGCTTAATCTATGAAAGGCTCCTCGCCCGGCCCGAAAAGATATACGGTGTCGGGATCGGCTCTTCATATCAATGCCAGGGCCTCTCTCTCAGCAAGCAATTCAAGCGGTAA
- a CDS encoding ABC transporter ATP-binding protein: MIEISKLTMRLGSGGHPITILDDINLQIPARQFLAIVGPSGSGKSTLLGLIAGLDRPTSGNVTFNGTSLSDLSEDDLARLRRKKVGMIFQSFHLIPTLTAVENVQVPLELRGDLKATEQAQRLLDAVGLAERKHHYPVQLSGGEQQRVAVARAYAGSPTLLLADEPTGNLDSENGRLVIDLLLRLHREQESVLILVTHDPSLASLADRVISLRDGRIVGDELRASGD; this comes from the coding sequence ATGATCGAGATCTCCAAACTGACAATGCGCCTGGGCAGCGGGGGTCATCCGATCACCATCCTCGACGATATCAACCTTCAGATCCCCGCCAGACAGTTCCTCGCGATTGTCGGGCCGTCCGGGAGTGGAAAATCGACCTTGCTCGGCCTGATTGCGGGATTGGATCGTCCCACTTCAGGAAACGTCACCTTCAACGGAACGTCTCTTTCCGATCTCTCTGAAGATGATCTCGCCCGCCTCCGCCGGAAAAAGGTCGGGATGATCTTCCAGTCCTTCCATCTGATCCCTACACTGACCGCCGTGGAAAATGTTCAGGTCCCTTTGGAGCTTCGAGGAGACTTGAAAGCCACCGAGCAGGCTCAGCGCTTATTGGATGCGGTCGGTCTTGCAGAACGGAAGCATCATTATCCGGTTCAACTCTCGGGAGGGGAACAGCAGCGGGTCGCCGTCGCACGGGCCTACGCCGGAAGCCCCACACTCCTCCTGGCGGATGAACCGACCGGGAATCTCGACTCGGAAAATGGCCGTCTCGTTATCGATCTCCTCCTTCGTCTCCATCGGGAGCAGGAAAGCGTCCTCATTCTTGTCACCCACGACCCCTCGCTCGCCTCGCTTGCCGACCGGGTTATCTCCTTGCGGGATGGCCGTATTGTCGGGGATGAACTGAGGGCATCGGGTGATTGA